From Caretta caretta isolate rCarCar2 chromosome 3, rCarCar1.hap1, whole genome shotgun sequence, a single genomic window includes:
- the SCP2D1 gene encoding SCP2 sterol-binding domain-containing protein 1: MWKERKKTYLQTKIKETEEATGSGSYVALTSTSAKSSGKAAGLQSDLIFEEIGHRIKEMGSQMVKKVNAIFQWDITRDGKMVVQWTLDLKTGSGEIYQGASRCPADTVFTLSDHDFMQLALGKIKPHRALFVGRLKVRGNIMLGQKLEMILKNHAKL, translated from the coding sequence AtgtggaaggaaagaaagaaaacgtACCTTCAGACTAAGATCAAAGAGACAGAAGAAGCCACTGGCTCAGGCTCCTACGTGGCTCTGACCTCCACCTCCGCTAAAtcttcagggaaagccgctggcctCCAGAGTGATCTTATATTTGAGGAAATTGGTCACCGTATTAAGGAAATGGGaagccagatggtcaagaaagTGAATGCCATATTTCAGTGGGACATCACTAGAGATGGAAAGATGGTGGTGCAGTGGACTCTTGACTTAAAGACTGGCTCTGGAGAGATCTACCAAGGAGCTTCACGTTGTCCTGCTGACACGGTCTTTACCCTTTCCGATCATGACTTCATGCAGTTGGCCCTGGGCAAGATTAAGCCCCATAGGGCACTCTTTGTTGGCAGGCTGAAGGTAAGAGGCAACATCATGTTGGGTcagaagctggagatgattctTAAAAATCATGCTAAACTCTGA